A single genomic interval of Plodia interpunctella isolate USDA-ARS_2022_Savannah chromosome 16, ilPloInte3.2, whole genome shotgun sequence harbors:
- the LOC128676720 gene encoding pneumococcal serine-rich repeat protein-like isoform X7, translating to MAPAKWIIIPTIWLVTQSIYAFQFPFIGSSFPDFSSEFDSLESEAQSSASANAAFGQASAISEAAISESGGSGSSTGSGGGSSSGSGNSKPSGTATASSNGSTNSSSSGVSGNSSTSGTGSGSSNSSGSASSSGSESGSSSGSTASSSRLASGSSNSTGSGRINGSASSEPSMSGSGSFNSSASSKPSESGSGSSNGSESSKPSGTGSGNSNTSGSGSSSGTASGTSSGLSSNSSNSIVSGNSSVTAATSSSGIGNSSSSGIGSGSSSGTATVSSNGSTNGRSSGGLGSSSSSDTGSNSSNSSQSASSSGSGSDISSGTASATSSGSANSSSNSTGSGSSSVTATASSSGSGSDSSNGSASSKPSGSGSGSSNGSASSKLSGSGSGSFNGSASSKPSGSESGSSNGSASSKPSGSGSGSSKVSASSKPSGSGSGSSNGSASSKPSESGSGSSNGSASSKPSESGSGSSNGSASSKPSESGSGSSNDSASSKPSGSESGSSNGSASSKPSGSGSGSFNGSASSKPSGSESGSSNGSASSKPSGSGSGSSKVSASSKPSGSGSGSSNGSASSKPSESGSGSSNGSASSKPSESGSGSSKVSASSKPSGSGSGSSKVSASSKPSESGSGSSNGSASSKPSESGSGSSNGSASSKPSGSESGSSKVSASSKPSESGSGSSNGSASSKPSESGSGSSNGSASSKPSESGSGSSNGSASSKPSESGSGSSNGSASSKPSGSGSGSSKVSASSKPSGSGSGSSNGSASSKPSGSGSGSSNGSASSKPSGSGSGSSKVSASSKPSESGSGSSNGSASSKPSGSGSGSSKVSASSKPSESGSGSSNGSASSKPSESGSGSSNGSASSKPSESGSGSSNGSASSKPSGSGSGSSKVSASSKPSGSGSGSSNGSASSKPSGSGSGSSKVSASSKPSESGSGSSNGSASSKPSESGSGSSNGSASSKPSGSGSGSSKVSASSKPSESGSGSSNGSASSKSSESGRSSSNGSASSKPSGSGSGSSKVSASSKPSESGSGSSNGSASSKPSESGSGSSNGSASSKPSESGSGSSNGSASSKPSGSGSGSSKVSASSKPSGSGSGSSIRSANGSSSRTATASSSGSGSGISSVIAIVSSSVSASGIGSGSSSRTVTASSNCSRNASSSGGSGSSSTSGTSSGSSNSSGSASSSGIGSGSSSGTATASSNGSTNGRSSGSLGSSSSSDTGSDSSNSSRSASSSRSGSNSSSGTASATSSGSANSSSNSTGSGSSSVIATASSSGSGSDSSNGSASSKLSGSGSGSSNGSASSKLSGSESGSSNGLASSKSSESGNGSSNGSASSKASGPGSGSSIGSANGSSSRTATASSSGSGSGSSSVIAIASSSVSASGIGSGSSSTTVTASSNCSRNASSSGGSGSSSTSGTSNGSSNSSGSASSSGSGSGSSSGTATATSTGSTNGSSSGTGSGSSNSSGSASSSGSVSGSSSGTASATSSGSENSSSNSTGSGSSSTIATASSSGSASGIRSGRSSGTASSSSSGTATASSTCSTNGSSSSGSKSNSSSGTGSGSSNSSGSASSSGSVSGSSSGTASSTSSGSASNCSNRTGSGYSSTSASGSSSGIESGSLSGSASGISNSTGSGSSNGSASSEPSGSGSDSSNGSVSSKPNGSGSGSSNGSASSKPSVSGSGSYNGSATSKPSGSANISSNVTATASSNGSTSGSSSGSSESSSSSGIGSGSSSGSRNATSRCSASSSSNSTGCGSSNGSASSEPSRSGSGSYSGSASSKPNGSRSGSSNSSASNKPSGSGCGNSNGSASSKYSGTGSGNSNSSGSGSSSGTASASSSASANSSSNSTGSGSSSVTATASSSGAGSSSSNGSASSKPSGSGSGSSNGSASSKLSGSGSGSFNGSASSKPSGSGSGSSNGSTNDSSSGGSERSSSSGTGSGSSNSSGSASSSGSVSGSSSGTASATSSGSASNCSNSTGSGSSSVIATASSSETASGSSSGIATASSSGSASASSNRDSVSSSGTATTSSSVSGSGSSSVIATASSSGSASGTDGGSSSGIATASSNGSGSGSSSVIATASSSGSASGTGSDSSNRAASGSLNGTASGSSIVSGSTSSSGSLGTSSCSDTGSGSSSGSGNGSTSVSGSASSSGSGSGSTGSSSASSSSSNNSRGSSSTSDRKIIVGCKTKEERQKLKERLKKSKHFQEEIKNKDSLPILKNVLKKNNDEEIVNIIRNQNKGIFENIEEEERRIEVKFCKRARNQHLDHEIVKVAPKIWNLVSHPGSDPDQGTPQWFFART from the exons GAAGTGGCAGCTCAACTGGGTCAGGAGGTGGCAGCTCCAGTGGCTCAGGAAATAGTAAGCCCAGTGGGACAGCAACTGCCAGCTCTAATGGGTCAACAAATAGCAGCTCTAGCGGCGTCTCAGGAAATAGCAGCACTAGCGGCACAGGTAGTGGCAGCTCGAATAGCTCGGGAAGTGCCAGTTCAAGTGGGTCAGAAAGTGGCAGCTCTAGTGGTTCAACTGCCAGCTCTAGTAGGTTAGCAAGTGGCAGCTCTAACAGTACAGGTAGTGGCAGAATTAACGGTTCAGCAAGTAGCGAGCCCAGTATGTCAGGAAGTGGCAGCTTTAATAGTTCAGCAAGTAGCAAGCCCAGTGAGTCAGGAAGTGGCAGCTCTAATGGTTCAGAAAGTAGCAAGCCTAGCGGTACAGGAAGTGGCAACTCGAACACCTCAGGAAGTGGCAGCTCAAGTGGGACAGCAAGTGGCACATCTAGCGGTTTATCAAGTAACAGCTCTAACAGCATAGTTAGTGGCAACTCAAGTGTGACAGCAGCTACTAGCTCTAGTGGGATAGGAAATAGCAGCTCAAGTGGGATAGGAAGTGGCAGTTCAAGTGGGACAGCAACTGTCAGCTCTAATGGGTCAACAAATGGTAGGTCTAGCGGCGGCTTAGGAAGTAGCAGCTCTAGCGACACAGGTAGTAACAGTTCGAACAGCTCACAAAGTGCCAGTTCCAGTGGGTCAGGAAGTGACATCTCAAGTGGGACAGCAAGTGCCACATCTAGCGGTTCAGCAAATAGCAGCTCTAACAGCACAGGTAGTGGCAGCTCAAGTGTGACAGCAACTGCTAGTTCTAGTGGGTCAGGAAGTGACAGCTCTAACGGTTCAGCAAGTAGCAAGCCCAGTGGATCAGGAAGTGGCAGCTCTAACGGCTCAGCAAGTAGCAAGCTCAGTGGGTCAGGAAGTGGTAGCTTTAATGGTTCAGCAAGTAGCAAGCCCAGTGGGTCAGAAAGTGGCAGTTCTAATGGTTCAGCAAGTAGCAAGCCCAGTGGGTCAGGAAGTGGAAGCTCTAAAGTTTCAGCAAGTAGCAAGCCCAGTGGGTCAGGAAGTGGCAGCTCTAATGGTTCAGCAAGTAGCAAGCCCAGTGAGTCAGGAAGTGGCAGCTCTAATGGTTCAGCAAGTAGCAAGCCCAGTGAGTCAGGAAGTGGCAGCTCTAATGGTTCAGCAAGTAGCAAGCCCAGTGAGTCAGGAAGTGGCAGCTCTAATGATTCAGCAAGTAGCAAGCCCAGTGGGTCAGAAAGTGGCAGTTCTAATGGTTCAGCAAGTAGCAAGCCCAGTGGGTCAGGAAGTGGTAGCTTTAATGGTTCAGCAAGTAGCAAGCCCAGTGGGTCAGAAAGTGGCAGTTCTAATGGTTCAGCAAGTAGCAAGCCCAGTGGGTCAGGAAGTGGAAGCTCTAAAGTTTCAGCAAGTAGCAAGCCCAGTGGGTCAGGAAGTGGCAGCTCTAATGGTTCAGCAAGTAGCAAGCCCAGTGAGTCAGGAAGTGGCAGCTCTAATGGTTCAGCAAGTAGCAAGCCCAGTGAGTCAGGAAGTGGAAGCTCTAAAGTTTCAGCAAGTAGCAAGCCCAGTGGATCAGGAAGTGGAAGCTCTAAAGTTTCAGCAAGTAGCAAGCCCAGTGAGTCAGGAAGTGGCAGCTCTAATGGTTCAGCAAGTAGCAAGCCCAGTGAGTCAGGAAGTGGCAGCTCTAATGGTTCAGCAAGTAGCAAGCCCAGTGGATCAGAAAGTGGAAGCTCTAAAGTTTCAGCAAGTAGCAAGCCCAGTGAGTCAGGAAGTGGCAGCTCTAATGGTTCAGCAAGTAGCAAGCCCAGTGAGTCAGGAAGTGGCAGCTCTAATGGTTCAGCAAGTAGCAAGCCCAGTGAGTCAGGAAGTGGCAGCTCTAATGGTTCAGCAAGTAGCAAGCCCAGTGAGTCAGGAAGTGGCAGCTCTAATGGTTCAGCAAGTAGCAAGCCCAGTGGATCAGGAAGTGGAAGCTCTAAAGTTTCAGCAAGTAGCAAGCCCAGTGGATCAGGAAGTGGCAGCTCTAATGGTTCAGCAAGTAGCAAGCCCAGTGGATCAGGAAGTGGCAGCTCTAATGGTTCAGCAAGTAGCAAGCCCAGTGGATCAGGAAGTGGAAGCTCTAAAGTTTCAGCAAGTAGCAAGCCCAGTGAATCAGGAAGTGGCAGCTCTAATGGTTCAGCAAGTAGCAAGCCCAGTGGATCAGGAAGTGGAAGCTCTAAAGTTTCAGCAAGTAGCAAGCCCAGTGAGTCAGGAAGTGGCAGCTCTAATGGTTCAGCAAGTAGCAAGCCCAGTGAGTCAGGAAGTGGCAGCTCTAATGGTTCAGCAAGTAGCAAGCCCAGTGAGTCAGGAAGTGGCAGCTCTAATGGTTCAGCAAGTAGCAAGCCCAGTGGATCAGGAAGTGGAAGCTCTAAAGTTTCAGCAAGTAGCAAGCCCAGTGGATCAGGAAGTGGCAGCTCTAATGGTTCAGCAAGTAGCAAGCCCAGTGGATCAGGAAGTGGAAGCTCTAAAGTTTCAGCAAGTAGCAAGCCCAGTGAGTCAGGAAGTGGCAGCTCTAATGGTTCAGCAAGTAGCAAGCCCAGTGAGTCAGGAAGTGGCAGCTCTAATGGTTCAGCAAGTAGCAAGCCCAGTGGATCAGGAAGTGGAAGCTCTAAAGTTTCAGCAAGTAGCAAGCCCAGTGAGTCAGGAAGTGGCAGCTCTAATGGTTCAGCAAGTAGCAAGTCCAGTGAGTCAGGAAGGAGCAGCTCTAATGGTTCAGCAAGTAGCAAGCCCAGTGGATCAGGAAGTGGAAGCTCTAAAGTTTCAGCAAGTAGCAAGCCCAGTGAGTCAGGAAGTGGCAGCTCTAATGGTTCAGCAAGTAGCAAGCCCAGTGAGTCAGGAAGTGGCAGCTCTAATGGTTCAGCAAGTAGCAAGCCCAGTGAGTCAGGAAGTGGCAGCTCTAATGGTTCAGCAAGCAGCAAGCCCAGTGGATCAGGAAGTGGAAGCTCTAAAGTTTCAGCAAGTAGCAAGCCCAGTGGGTCAGGAAGTGGAAGCTCAATTAGGTCAGCAAATGGCAGTTCAAGTCGGACAGCAACTGCCAGCTCAAGTGGGTCAGGAAGTGGCATCTCAAGTGTGATAGCAATAGTAAGCTCTAGTGTGTCAGCAAGTGGGATAGGAAGTGGCAGCTCAAGTAGGACAGTAACTGCCAGCTCTAATTGCTCAAGAAATGCAAGCTCGAGCGGCGGCTCAGGAAGTAGCAGCACTAGCGGAACAAGCAGTGGCAGCTCGAACAGCTCAGGAAGTGCCAGCTCAAGTGGGATAGGAAGTGGCAGTTCAAGTGGGACAGCAACTGCCAGCTCTAATGGGTCAACAAATGGCAGGTCTAGCGGCAGCTTAGGAAGTAGCAGCTCTAGCGACACAGGTAGTGACAGTTCGAACAGCTCACGTAGTGCCAGCTCCAGTAGGTCAGGAAGTAACAGCTCAAGCGGGACAGCAAGTGCCACATCTAGCGGTTCAGCAAATAGCAGCTCTAACAGCACAGGTAGTGGCAGCTCAAGTGTGATAGCAACTGCTAGTTCTAGTGGGTCAGGAAGTGACAGCTCTAACGGTTCAGCAAGTAGCAAGCTCAGTGGGTCAGGAAGTGGTAGCTCTAACGGCTCAGCAAGTAGCAAGCTCAGTGGGTCAGAAAGTGGCAGCTCTAATGGTTTAGCAAGTAGCAAGTCCAGTGAGTCAGGAAATGGCAGCTCTAATGGTTCAGCAAGTAGCAAGGCCAGTGGGCCAGGAAGTGGAAGCTCAATTGGGTCAGCAAATGGCAGTTCAAGTCGGACAGCAACTGCCAGCTCAAGTGGGTCAGGAAGTGGCAGCTCAAGTGTGATAGCAATTGCCAGCTCTAGTGTGTCAGCAAGTGGGATAGGAAGTGGCAGCTCAAGTACGACAGTAACTGCCAGCTCTAATTGCTCAAGAAATGCAAGCTCTAGCGGCGGCTCAGGAAGTAGCAGCACTAGCGGAACAAGTAATGGCAGCTCGAACAGCTCAGGAAGTGCCAGCTCAAGTGGGTCAGGAAGTGGCAGCTCAAGTGGGACAGCAACTGCCACCTCTACTGGTTCAACAAATGGAAGCTCTAGCGGCACAGGAAGTGGCAGCTCGAACAGCTCAGGAAGTGCCAGCTCAAGTGGGTCTGTAAGTGGCAGCTCAAGTGGGACAGCAAGTGCCACATCTAGCGGTTCAGAAAATAGCAGCTCTAACAGCACAGGTAGTGGCAGCTCAAGTACGATAGCAACTGCTAGTTCTAGTGGATCAGCAAGTGGGATAAGAAGTGGCAGGTCAAGTGGGACAGCAAGTAGCAGCTCAAGTGGGACAGCAACTGCCAGCTCTACTTGTTCAACAAATGGCAGTTCTAGCAGCGGCTCAAAAAGTAACAGCTCTAGCGGCACAGGAAGTGGCAGCTCGAACAGCTCAGGAAGTGCCAGCTCAAGTGGGTCAGTAAGTGGCAGCTCAAGTGGGACAGCAAGTTCCACATCTAGCGGTTCAGCAAGTAACTGCTCTAACAGAACAGGTAGTGGCTACTCTAGTACATCAGCAAGTGGCAGCTCTAGTGGGATAGAAAGTGGCAGCTTAAGTGGGTCAGCAAGTGGCATCTCTAACAGCACAGGTAGTGGCAGCTCTAACGGGTCAGCAAGTAGCGAGCCCAGTGGGTCAGGAAGTGACAGTTCTAATGGTTCAGTAAGTAGCAAGCCCAATGGGTCAGGAAGTGGCAGCTCTAACGGTTCAGCAAGTAGTAAGCCCAGTGTGTCAGGAAGTGGCAGCTATAACGGTTCAGCAACTAGCAAGCCCAGTGGGTCAGCAAATATCAGTTCAAATGTGACAGCAACTGCCAGCTCTAATGGGTCAACAAGTGGCAGCTCTAGCGGCAGCTCAGAAAGTAGCAGCTCTAGCGGCATAGGAAGTGGCAGCTCAAGTGGGTCAAGAAATGCCACATCTAGGTGTTCAGCAAGTAGCAGTTCTAACAGCACAGGTTGTGGCAGCTCTAACGGTTCAGCAAGTAGTGAGCCCAGTAGGTCAGGAAGTGGCAGCTATAGTGGTTCAGCAAGTAGCAAGCCCAATGGGTCAAGAAGTGGCAGCTCTAACAGTTCAGCAAGTAATAAGCCCAGTGGGTCAGGATGTGGCAACTCTAACGGTTCAGCAAGTAGCAAGTATAGTGGCACAGGAAGTGGCAACTCGAACAGCTCAGGAAGTGGCAGCTCAAGTGGGACAGCAAGTGCCTCATCTAGCGCTTCAGCAAATAGCAGCTCTAACAGCACAGGTAGTGGCAGCTCAAGTGTGACAGCAACTGCTAGTTCTAGTGGGGCAGGAAGTAGCAGCTCTAACGGTTCAGCAAGTAGCAAGCCCAGTGGGTCAGGAAGTGGCAGCTCTAACGGCTCAGCAAGTAGCAAGCTCAGTGGGTCAGGAAGTGGTAGCTTTAATGGTTCAGCAAGTAGCAAGCCCAGTGGGTCAGGAAGTGGCAGCTCTAATGGGTCAACAAATGACAGCTCTAGCGGCGGCTCAGAAAGAAGCAGCTCTAGCGGCACAGGAAGTGGCAGCTCGAACAGCTCAGGAAGTGCCAGCTCAAGTGGGTCAGTAAGTGGCAGCTCAAGTGGGACAGCAAGTGCCACATCTAGCGGTTCAGCAAGTAACTGCTCGAACAGCACAGGTAGTGGCAGCTCAAGTGTGATAGCAACTGCTAGTTCTAGTGAGACAGCAAGTGGCAGCTCTAGTGGGATAGCAACTGCCAGCTCAAGTGGGTCAGCAAGTGCCAGCTCTAACAGAGATAGTGTTAGCTCTAGTGGGACAGCAACTACTAGCTCAAGTGTGTCAGGGAGTGGCAGCTCAAGTGTGATTGCAACTGCCAGCTCTAGTGGATCAGCAAGTGGGACAGATGGTGGCAGCTCTAGTGGGATAGCAACTGCCAGCTCAAATGGGTCAGGAAGTGGCAGCTCAAGTGTGATAGCAACTGCCAGCTCTAGTGGATCAGCAAGTGGGACAGGAAGTGACAGCTCAAATAGGGCAGCAAGTGGCAGCTTAAATGGAACAGCAAGTGGCAGTTCTATCGTTTCAGGTAGTACTAGCTCTAGCGGCAGCTTAGGAACTAGCAGCTGTAGCGACACTGGTAGTGGCAGCTCGAGTGGATCAGGAAATGGTAGCACCAGTGTGTCAGGAAGTGCCAGCTCAAGTGGGTCAGGAAGTGGCAGCACAGGAAGTAGCTCTGCAAGCTCCTCTAGTAGTAACAACTCTAGAGGATCGTCGTCGACTTCAG acagaaaaataattgtaggCTGTAAGACAAAAGAAGAGAGACAAAAACTGAAGGAGAGGCTCAAGAAGTCCAAGCACTTCCAGGAGGAGATCAAAAACAAGGATTCTCTACCAATCCTAAAAAATGTCCTAAAGAAGAACAATGACGAAgaaattgttaatataataagaaacCAAAACAAGGgcattttcgaaaatattgaAGAGGAAGAACGGAGAATAGaggttaaattttgtaaaagagCAAGAAATCAACACCTCGATCACGAGATAGTTAAAGTGGCACCGAAAATATGGAACCTTGTATCGCACCCAGGATCGGATCCCGATCAGGGAACTCCACAATGGTTTTTTGCACGGACATAA